A window of Methanobacterium formicicum DSM 3637 contains these coding sequences:
- a CDS encoding PqqD family protein, translating to MAIPRGGLIVLGMLSYLLNLKQSQFETSDQPDQPVMIVDDIALTGKRISKILSNTQSSHVVIANLYSHPDLRKSILEKEPRVKYCFSAHDLKDQARGNYPDTNDYYSWRKKMNKRMGGRYWIGQVDLVGFAWSEPDYPFWNPVTDKLEDGWRSLPPHKCLKNRSIFGILPDESATKDLQLSSAVIMGCFHDEIWLFQKDTQQIYSLTGVAAEIWRVLVSYGNIESSIPYLMDKYDVEESILRLDLESYVDDLLEIKIFKKRDS from the coding sequence ATGGCAATTCCCCGAGGTGGCCTAATAGTTTTGGGGATGTTATCATATTTGCTTAACCTGAAACAATCACAGTTTGAAACTTCAGATCAACCAGACCAGCCAGTGATGATTGTTGATGATATTGCTTTAACAGGAAAACGAATATCTAAAATTTTATCTAACACCCAATCTTCACACGTCGTAATAGCTAACTTGTATTCCCATCCAGATCTTCGTAAGTCGATATTAGAAAAGGAACCCCGTGTAAAATATTGTTTCTCTGCGCATGACTTGAAAGACCAAGCAAGAGGTAATTATCCCGACACAAACGATTACTATTCTTGGAGAAAAAAAATGAATAAACGGATGGGTGGACGTTATTGGATTGGGCAAGTTGACTTGGTAGGTTTTGCCTGGAGTGAACCTGATTACCCTTTTTGGAATCCTGTAACTGATAAATTAGAGGATGGTTGGAGGTCCCTGCCTCCTCATAAATGTTTAAAGAATAGATCTATTTTTGGAATATTACCAGATGAATCTGCCACAAAAGATTTACAACTTTCGTCCGCAGTAATCATGGGATGTTTCCATGATGAAATTTGGCTCTTCCAAAAAGACACCCAACAAATTTACTCCTTAACTGGCGTTGCAGCTGAAATATGGCGAGTTTTAGTTTCATATGGTAACATTGAATCATCAATACCATATTTAATGGACAAATATGATGTTGAAGAATCTATTTTACGCCTTGACTTGGAGAGCTACGTTGATGATCTATTGGAAATAAAAATATTCAAGAAAAGGGATAGCTGA
- a CDS encoding asparagine synthase-related protein, with the protein MSGICGVVNFKGRQINKDTLKKMVDFIDYRGPDGINYLVEDNVGLVNLAFNTTPESLLEKQPLLRGDLILTADARVDNREQLINILRDKGYLRGIKHTDADLILAAYECWEENCPKHIIGDFAFAVWDKSKEKLFIARDTTGLRQLFYSFNDNTLFFASAMQPIAHALPKMPSLNIQLMQDFLHRSFNLWTCQTIFKGVSRLPPAHSITAENGSFKKQLYYIFGQQPKPDFSNDEEWIDAFHNLLDEILINQLRSITPVGIWVSGGLDSSALACQTYHLRKKNSDLSEIKLISGVFDDIPSANEKHYFDSVADYCEGTPVRYVISDDKWAFCELGQDDDFPLDEPDIWELRGYTRGIMKATREEGCSVYLTGLGCDDLVGQAFYHIPVALRDVKLKDWTQEISWFKKKGGFKLANLLLKAYLFPIIPNNLVLKFWRLLNHDNLDWLNKNYKASDRNSCKLKENFYKPPGLDSYGLKSYQMLRNPWFTSSFDIFGIMAFHNGIELRQPYLDRRMIEFLIKVPNHLRSFNGVTRVLLRESMMDKMPENVRTRSDKGLVTELYYNGFHKEKKE; encoded by the coding sequence ATGAGTGGTATCTGTGGTGTTGTGAATTTTAAGGGTCGACAAATTAATAAGGATACTCTGAAGAAAATGGTAGACTTTATAGACTACAGGGGTCCTGATGGAATCAACTATTTAGTGGAGGATAATGTTGGACTGGTTAACCTAGCATTTAACACTACTCCAGAATCACTCTTAGAAAAACAACCATTATTGAGAGGGGACTTAATTCTGACCGCAGATGCGAGGGTGGATAATCGAGAGCAACTGATAAACATTTTAAGAGATAAAGGTTATTTAAGAGGGATAAAACATACCGATGCAGATCTAATTCTCGCAGCGTATGAATGCTGGGAAGAAAACTGTCCAAAACACATAATAGGAGACTTTGCCTTCGCAGTATGGGATAAATCAAAAGAAAAACTCTTCATAGCTCGTGACACAACAGGTTTACGCCAACTTTTCTATTCTTTTAATGATAATACCCTTTTTTTTGCCAGTGCAATGCAACCAATTGCCCATGCACTTCCTAAAATGCCATCACTGAATATACAACTTATGCAGGACTTTCTTCACAGATCTTTCAACTTGTGGACGTGCCAAACCATATTCAAAGGAGTTTCAAGATTACCCCCTGCCCATTCTATCACAGCTGAGAATGGTTCTTTTAAGAAACAACTTTATTATATTTTCGGCCAACAACCAAAACCTGATTTTTCAAATGATGAAGAATGGATAGATGCTTTCCATAACCTTCTAGACGAAATTTTAATAAACCAACTACGCAGCATAACACCCGTAGGGATATGGGTTAGTGGTGGTCTGGACTCTTCCGCATTAGCCTGTCAAACATATCATTTGAGGAAAAAGAATTCAGATTTGTCTGAAATCAAACTCATATCCGGAGTTTTTGATGATATACCTTCTGCAAATGAAAAACATTATTTTGACAGTGTTGCAGATTATTGTGAAGGAACACCGGTTAGATATGTGATCTCTGATGATAAATGGGCATTCTGTGAGTTAGGGCAAGATGATGATTTTCCTCTAGACGAACCTGATATTTGGGAGTTGCGCGGGTATACTCGTGGAATTATGAAAGCAACCCGAGAAGAAGGATGTTCAGTGTACCTTACAGGGTTGGGGTGTGATGATCTAGTTGGACAAGCTTTTTACCACATCCCAGTTGCCTTACGTGACGTTAAATTAAAAGATTGGACTCAGGAAATCTCTTGGTTCAAGAAAAAAGGAGGGTTTAAATTAGCTAATTTACTTTTAAAAGCTTATTTATTCCCTATTATTCCCAATAATCTCGTATTAAAATTTTGGAGGCTTTTAAACCATGATAATTTAGACTGGTTAAATAAGAATTATAAAGCTTCAGATAGGAATTCGTGCAAACTTAAAGAAAATTTTTATAAACCTCCAGGCTTAGATAGTTATGGGCTTAAATCATATCAGATGTTAAGAAATCCCTGGTTTACTTCATCTTTTGATATTTTTGGCATTATGGCATTTCACAATGGAATAGAACTAAGACAACCATATTTGGATCGGAGAATGATAGAATTTCTAATTAAAGTCCCCAATCACTTACGTTCTTTTAATGGAGTTACTAGAGTTCTTTTAAGGGAAAGTATGATGGACAAAATGCCCGAAAATGTTCGCACAAGAAGTGATAAAGGTTTAGTAACAGAACTCTATTATAATGGATTCCATAAAGAAAAAAAAGAATAA